The Candidatus Nezhaarchaeota archaeon DNA window ACAATACCTGGAACGGATATAGACACGGTTAACGATCAAGCGGAGTCGGACAACATAATAGAGGATCTAGAGGTGTTACTTGGAGCAAGTAGAGAAGAGATGGGCCTTCAGACCGACGTGAAGTGCAAGGTCGTCGGCCTAATGAGGGTGAGGAGTGGGCGAGACATAATAGATTGTTCAAGGCAGGGAGAGGGCGGCGCTTACACTCCACCATCAAATGTTGATAGGTTAGAGTTTCTAGAGGTTGATGCTGAGTACGTTCTTGTGGTTGAAAAGGATGCTGTCTTCAACACGTTGAACATGGAGAGGTATTGGGAGAAGAACAAGTGCATACTCGTAACCGCAGGAGGTCAACCTGATAGACCTGCAAGAAGGCTTGTAAAGAGGTTGAATGAAGAACTCGGTTTGCCAGTCTACGTCTTAACTGATGCGGATCCTTACGGCTTCTACATATATAGTGTCTATCGAATAGGCTCGATAACGCTATCTCACGAAAGTGTTAGGTTGGCATGCCCTAAAGCTAGGTTCATAGGAGTAGCGGTAAGCGACATTTACGATTACAAACTACCAAAGAACGTCATAATAAAGGCTAAGGAGGCTGACATAAAGAGGGCTAAGGAACTGAAAAGCTATCCTTGGTTTCAATCTCCAGCATGGCAAAAAGAGCTTGACTTGTTTCTAGAGAGGAAAGAGAAGGCTGAGATAGAAGCTCTCAGCTCAAAGAGCTTGGGCTTCCTAGAAGACAAGTATCTTCCAGAGAAAATAAAGGGAGGACACTTCATAGTCTAACATCATCTTACCTTAAGAGTTACGAAGCTTTATCGAAAACCTTAAATTACCTCAAATGCCTAAGACTTTGTGAAGAGAGACCTAACATTAAGAACACGTTTTCTGGATGCTGGAGGTATTTAGGCCTTGGTTAAGCTCACCTTTGAAGACGGTTATGAGATTGCAAGGCACATAGCTAAGGCCGTTGATTTACCTAGATTGCAGAAGGTGCATGAGGTCTTGAAGAGAGCATTAACTTGCTTTACAGATGAGAGTGATGAAAGGGACTTCATGTTAGGTCTCGTAGAAGGTCTAGGCGAAATAGTTAAGCTTAGAGAGGAAATAACTAGGATAATAAACGTGGCTAAATCTCTTGGAATAACGATTGAAGTCAACATAAAGTACGAAGGAAGTGATTAACCATATCCATGCCCCTTGCGACACATGTATTGTGATGAAGATGTAATTAGATATCAAGGAGCGTAGTGTCAGTTATTTAAAAGAAGAAGTTTAAAATGGAAGAGCTCGTTTTAGATATCGACCTCCTTCATGAGGGTTTAAGAGGTAATGCGGGTGAAGGAGCACTGGCTCGACGAGTTCGTTAATGCTGTCTTAAGCAAGTTTAAGGAGCATGTAGTAGCTAGTGGAACATCGATTTCAGGATCAGCGCACATCGGGAACATAGCAGATCCCTTATTCGCACACGCGGTTGCAGTGGAAATAAGGCGAAGAGGAGGTAAAGCGATAGCTCTATGGGTTGCCGACGACATGGACCCTCTGGACAGCGTGCCCCCGCCAATACCGAGAGAGTTTAACAGGTACTTGGGCATGCCCTATATCGACATCCCAGACCCCTACAAGTGCTGTCGAAGCTGGGCAGAACACTTCACTAAAGAGTTCTTGGATGCTGTTGAGAAGCTTGGACTCGACGTTAAGTACCTCTCAGGAGCGGTCATGTACCGTGATGGCACTTACTTACCGTGGATAAGGGTAGCATTGGAGAAAGCTGACGTCATAAGGGCCATACTTTTGAGGGTTAGCGGAATCTCGAAACCAAGTAACTGGCTACCATACATGCCAGTATGCGAGAACTGTGGTAAGATAGGGACGACGTACGCCTATGACTTTCAGGGAGATAAAGTCCTCTATGAGTGTACCATGGAAGTCGGCTACGCCAAAGGGTGCGGACATCGAGGAGAATGCGACATTAGGGACGGTAGGGGAAAGTTGCAGTGGAGAGTTGAATGGGCAGCTAGATGGGCTGCACTCAACGTAACAATAGAGCCCTTCGGTAAAGAGCATGCAGCGGCAGGAGGATCCTACGATACGAGCAAGGTGATAGTTAAAGAGGTATTCAATAAAGAGCCTCCAATACCGCTTACGTACGAGCACGTAATGATTGGCGGCAAGAAGATGTCAAAATCTAAAGGGAACATCTTCACGCCCCAGCAGTGGTTTGAAATAGCTCCCCCTCAAGCTCTAAAGTTCTTCTTTTTCAGAGTACACCCCATGAGACACAAAGACTTCAGAGTTGAAGACTTGCCAAACCTCATGTCCGAATACGAGAGGGCTGAGAGGATATACTATGGATTCGAGAGTATTCCAGACTCCAAGTTAATGGCTTTGGCTAAGAGGAGCTACGAGCTCTCACAAATAGGCGAGCCAAGTGCGGTGATGCCCATACAACTACCTTACGACTTCGCCGTCATATTAGTTCAATTGTATCCGAACATTAGTATTGAGAGGTTACTTGAGATCCTAAAGCTAACCGGTCACATGTGGAGGGAGCCAACAAAAGAGGACATCGAGAAGTTAATTACTAGGCTGAACCACGCTCTCACTTGGACTAAGAAGTATGCACCTCGAGAAGCTAGGATAAAGCTCCTCGAAGATCCATCGTCCATAAGCAGCATGCTATCAGAGAAGCAGAAATTAGCCCTCATAAAAGCTGCTGAGTTGTTACTTGAAAAGGAATGGGATGTGAATGAGCTTAATAACAAGTTCTTTGAGTTATCGCGGGCTCTAAGCCTACCTCCACATGAATTCTTCGAGGCTGCTTACTTGGCATTGATGGGGAGAAGGTCCGGCCCTCGACTTGTAAACTTCATTGCTGCGATAGGGAGAGAGAAAGCAGCGAAGTACTTTCTTGCTGCAGCTAAATTGACAGAGTCCAATTAAACGGCTCTAAGCTCATTAATAGCTTAGTCTCCTCTGTAAGGCTTATTAACTAGACAAGCTTAGCCAAGTTAGTTGTACGGCGAGGTGGGATTAGTGTACGCTTGGTTAGCACTCTTAGCATCTTGCGTAGCACTTGCGGTTGCAGCCTTAGTCACCATCTCAGTCCTATCTAAGCCTAAGGGCACCGAGCGCATGATCGAGATCTACGAGGCTATTAAACAAGGAGCTAAGGCATATTTAGGTAGGCAGTACAAGACGCTCTTAGTATTCATGGTCTTGTTGGCCGTAGTATTTGCGATAGCTATTGACTACAGCTACTTCATTGCCGGTCGCGAGGGCTTCTCGACATACTTTCCGTACACTGGCTTGTCGTTCTTAGTTGGTGCCATCTTCTCAGCTCTAGCTGGCTATGTGGGGATGAGGGTAGCTGTAGAATGTAACGTCAGAACAGCTTATGCAGCCAAGGATGGTTTAAAGGCAGCTCTAAGCACCTCTTTCAAAGGTGGATTGGTCATGGGACTTTGTATGGTTGGCTTAGCGTTGCTAGGAGTAACGCTCTTCTACTACGTTTACGGGATGAACCCATTCCTCTTCGCCGGCTTTGGATTCGGCGGCAGCCTCGTGGCCCTCTTTGCTAGGATCGGTGGGGGGATATACACCAAGTCGGCTGATGTGGGAGCGGACCTTGTGGGGAAGATCGAAGCTGGAATACCTGAAGATGATCCTAGGAACCCCGCCGTAATAGCCGACGCTGTTGGAGACAACGTTGGCGACGTGGCTGGAATGGCCGCTGACATCTTTGAGACGTATGCGGTCACGCTAATAGGTGCAATGCTGCTGGGATGGCCACTCTACATAGCCCTGAATAAAGATGTTTTCCTATGGTACCCGCTACTATTAGGTGCTATAGCCATATTCTCAACGATAATCGGCTCTCTCACGGTTAGGGTTAAAGATGGAGGGGACCCGACATCAGCCATACTTAGGGGGATAGTCACAACTGCTGTGCTTGCGATCGTAGGCTTCTTCCTTGCTACGTGGTACCTCTTTAGTAGCCTGAACTTGTTCTATGCAGCCATGATAGGAGTAGTCATAGTCATCCTATTAGCCATATTCACCAACTACTACACCTCTTATAGGCACTCACCCACTAAGTCGATAGCTGAGGCCGCGCAAGCTGGACCAGCGATCAACATCATAAGAGGGTTATCCAACGGTCTTGAGAGCGCTTTCTTACCGATAGTAACCATAGCATTGGGGGTAATAGGGGCCTATTGGTTTGCAGGAGGATGCGTTGGCGATGTGCTCATGGGCATGTATGGGGTAGCTATAGCAGCTATGGCGATGTTATCGATAGCTGGCATCATAGTCTCAGTTGATGCCTATGGCCCCATAGTTGATAATGCTGGGGGCATAGCCGAGATGGCTGGTTTAGACCCTAAAGTTAGGGAGGTAACTGATGCACTTGACGCCGTTGGGAACACAACAAAGGCCTTAACCAAGACATTTGCAATAGGCAGCGCTGGTTTAGCAGCGCTGTCTCTTCTGCTAGCTTACGTTGAGGAAATAGCTCTTCATAAAGGTATTAGCATAACTCAGCTTTCAACTGAGCTTGGAGCTGAACTTGCAACTCAACTATCTCTTGCCAAGCCGGGCGTTATCTTGGGCTTGTTGTTAGGTGGAGGTATAGTGTTTCTATTTGCAGCTTTATGCATGAAAGCAGTTGGCAAAGGAGCCTTTAGCATGGTTGCCGAAGTCAGGAGGCAGTTTAAGGAGATACCAGGCATTATGGAGGGTAGAGCTAAACCAGACTACGCTAAGTGCGTAGACATAGCAACTCGCGTAGCGCTTAAGGGCATGGCGCTACCAGGAGCTCTAGTAATCTTAAGTCCAATAATTGTAGGCTTCATTTTCGGTCCTTATGCCCTCGCAGCCCTCTTAATAGGATGCATCATTGCCGGCTTAGCCCTCGCACTAATGATGGCTAACGGAGGAGCTGCATGGGATAACGCTAAGAAGTACATTGAGACCGGAGCTTTCGGAGGAAAGCGCTCACCCGCTCATGCTGCTGCAGTTGTAGGAGATACGGTCGGCGATCCTTGCAAAGATACGGCAGGTCCAGCCATAAACCCAATGATAAAAGCGATAAACATGATCTCGATACTCTTAGCAGGCCTAATAGCGACTGCTGCACTGCTCTCCATTTAGATCCTTTTCTTTTTTATGTGTTGATGGATGTATCAGACAGAAGAGTGGAGAAGTAACGTTCACCTGGTTAAGCTTCACGCAGCTTCGAATTATACAGATATCTTTAAATATCCTCTCCTCACTGAAGGTGCAACTACCTCTAGGAGCACAAGCCCTTTGGGTTTGTCTCCTAGAGAGAACTCTAATGTGAGGTGAAAACGTTAATGAGGTTTAAGGGTAGAGGGGAAAGAGGTAGACTACCGAAGCCAGTCGTCCTAGGGCAGGAGTACGATGTCGAGATATCAGAGATAAGTAGACGAGGCGATGGGCTGGCTAGAATCCAAGGTTTCATAGTATTCGTACCGGGCACGCAGAAGGGCGATAAAGTGAGAGTGAAGATAACGAAGATAGGGAGAAGTTACGCGATAGGCGAAGTAGTTGAGTAAGTTTGCTTAAGATCATCACTCGCATGTAGGCTCAAATTCAGTTGCACTCCTTTTCTCTTCATTACAATTCCTCTTTTTATATCAAGCCAGTTTAGTGGATAAATGACTTCGTGACGTATCGATGACGCATCGACCTGGCTACCTGTTTAATAGTCGTTCGCCTTCAGCATTTTATCGTGACGAGAGGTTTAAATCATGCTAGGCAATAGCCATAAGAGAGTGTCAACGATGTCTCTCACTCCTCAACATGTAAGGGAAGTAGCGATAGAAGCTTTGAAGATAATTGAGCGCTATGACATCAGCTTACAGAAGGCATACTTCAAGGCCCTCCAAGAGCTCAATGTCAAGCCCAGTCGAGTCTCCTACGAGTACCTCTACAACATCTTAATGAATTACCATGCCATTCAGTATGCTTTCATGAAGAAGAAGGGGAGACCTGCTAGACCTAAAGAGCTAGTGGAATTCTACGAGTCAGGTGAGCACTTAAACGTGCCCCTACCATCAAGCACCTTAAAGCGCTTATCGGTTGAAACCTCCTATCCTTACTGGTTAGTCCAAAGGCTGTCGAAGTACCTTGATCTAGACACGTTGTACCAACTCCTCAAGGCCCTCAATGAACGTAAAGTCTGGCTTTTATGCTTAACGAAAGCAAGGGAAATTCTTAAGATGCTAGCTGATGAAGGTGTTGAAGCAAGGATGGACACGGATCTGGATTACATGGTTGAGGTAGTAAGGAGCGATAAGCCCCCTTCGAGGTTGGGACCAGTTAAGAAGGGCCTTGCCATCC harbors:
- a CDS encoding DNA topoisomerase IV subunit A, giving the protein MVEQSSGGREWIAEKIVKLFEKSVLKPLKAGKVPYFEMLARTRDNVYIDQELQVIRLGNKKLRRRLNDIEEAKTFMRTVLIAAIVYEAIKHNKYPTIRDVFYDAKHTIPGTDIDTVNDQAESDNIIEDLEVLLGASREEMGLQTDVKCKVVGLMRVRSGRDIIDCSRQGEGGAYTPPSNVDRLEFLEVDAEYVLVVEKDAVFNTLNMERYWEKNKCILVTAGGQPDRPARRLVKRLNEELGLPVYVLTDADPYGFYIYSVYRIGSITLSHESVRLACPKARFIGVAVSDIYDYKLPKNVIIKAKEADIKRAKELKSYPWFQSPAWQKELDLFLERKEKAEIEALSSKSLGFLEDKYLPEKIKGGHFIV
- a CDS encoding TRAM domain-containing protein, translated to MRFKGRGERGRLPKPVVLGQEYDVEISEISRRGDGLARIQGFIVFVPGTQKGDKVRVKITKIGRSYAIGEVVE
- a CDS encoding sodium-translocating pyrophosphatase — translated: MGLVYAWLALLASCVALAVAALVTISVLSKPKGTERMIEIYEAIKQGAKAYLGRQYKTLLVFMVLLAVVFAIAIDYSYFIAGREGFSTYFPYTGLSFLVGAIFSALAGYVGMRVAVECNVRTAYAAKDGLKAALSTSFKGGLVMGLCMVGLALLGVTLFYYVYGMNPFLFAGFGFGGSLVALFARIGGGIYTKSADVGADLVGKIEAGIPEDDPRNPAVIADAVGDNVGDVAGMAADIFETYAVTLIGAMLLGWPLYIALNKDVFLWYPLLLGAIAIFSTIIGSLTVRVKDGGDPTSAILRGIVTTAVLAIVGFFLATWYLFSSLNLFYAAMIGVVIVILLAIFTNYYTSYRHSPTKSIAEAAQAGPAINIIRGLSNGLESAFLPIVTIALGVIGAYWFAGGCVGDVLMGMYGVAIAAMAMLSIAGIIVSVDAYGPIVDNAGGIAEMAGLDPKVREVTDALDAVGNTTKALTKTFAIGSAGLAALSLLLAYVEEIALHKGISITQLSTELGAELATQLSLAKPGVILGLLLGGGIVFLFAALCMKAVGKGAFSMVAEVRRQFKEIPGIMEGRAKPDYAKCVDIATRVALKGMALPGALVILSPIIVGFIFGPYALAALLIGCIIAGLALALMMANGGAAWDNAKKYIETGAFGGKRSPAHAAAVVGDTVGDPCKDTAGPAINPMIKAINMISILLAGLIATAALLSI
- the lysS gene encoding lysine--tRNA ligase, giving the protein MKEHWLDEFVNAVLSKFKEHVVASGTSISGSAHIGNIADPLFAHAVAVEIRRRGGKAIALWVADDMDPLDSVPPPIPREFNRYLGMPYIDIPDPYKCCRSWAEHFTKEFLDAVEKLGLDVKYLSGAVMYRDGTYLPWIRVALEKADVIRAILLRVSGISKPSNWLPYMPVCENCGKIGTTYAYDFQGDKVLYECTMEVGYAKGCGHRGECDIRDGRGKLQWRVEWAARWAALNVTIEPFGKEHAAAGGSYDTSKVIVKEVFNKEPPIPLTYEHVMIGGKKMSKSKGNIFTPQQWFEIAPPQALKFFFFRVHPMRHKDFRVEDLPNLMSEYERAERIYYGFESIPDSKLMALAKRSYELSQIGEPSAVMPIQLPYDFAVILVQLYPNISIERLLEILKLTGHMWREPTKEDIEKLITRLNHALTWTKKYAPREARIKLLEDPSSISSMLSEKQKLALIKAAELLLEKEWDVNELNNKFFELSRALSLPPHEFFEAAYLALMGRRSGPRLVNFIAAIGREKAAKYFLAAAKLTESN